In the Kaistella sp. 97-N-M2 genome, one interval contains:
- a CDS encoding glycosyltransferase family A protein, whose translation MKYLKIFYRFFLFKTPLIAAQRKNPLSIPVIIINFNQLFYLKEQVNFYLNRGFENIIIIDNHSSFPALLAYYRNIQHEVKIEFMEKNEGHLVFFKDEKLRRKYSQGYYVITDADIVPNTSLPKDFMNILLQKLDQYFDRVTKVGFALQIDDIPVYFSQREKVLEWEKPFWENEVEKNCYLADIDTTFALYKPQYPRRFSGVNFYKGLRIAGNFTAKHGGWYKNPESLSAEEIFYEQHANVSASWTYKPPKKQ comes from the coding sequence ATGAAATATCTGAAGATTTTTTACCGGTTCTTTCTTTTTAAAACTCCTCTAATCGCAGCGCAGCGAAAAAATCCGCTGTCGATTCCGGTGATCATTATTAATTTCAATCAGCTATTTTATTTGAAAGAGCAGGTAAATTTTTATTTGAACCGCGGCTTTGAAAACATCATCATCATCGACAATCACTCTTCTTTCCCTGCTTTACTGGCGTATTACAGGAATATTCAACATGAAGTAAAAATAGAATTCATGGAAAAGAATGAGGGCCATTTGGTTTTCTTTAAAGATGAAAAACTCCGGCGAAAGTATAGCCAAGGATATTACGTGATCACAGACGCGGATATTGTTCCGAACACCAGTTTACCAAAAGATTTCATGAATATTCTTCTGCAGAAACTGGATCAGTATTTCGACCGCGTGACGAAAGTTGGTTTCGCTTTGCAGATCGATGATATTCCCGTTTATTTCTCGCAGCGCGAAAAGGTTTTAGAGTGGGAAAAACCCTTCTGGGAAAATGAAGTAGAAAAAAACTGCTATTTAGCAGACATCGACACGACTTTTGCGCTGTACAAACCGCAATATCCCCGCAGATTTAGTGGCGTCAATTTTTACAAGGGTTTACGCATCGCCGGAAATTTCACTGCAAAACACGGCGGTTGGTACAAAAATCCCGAAAGCCTCAGCGCAGAGGAAATTTTTTACGAGCAACATGCCAACGTTTCCGCCTCCTGGACGTATAAACCGCCGAAGAAACAATGA